The Osmia lignaria lignaria isolate PbOS001 chromosome 14, iyOsmLign1, whole genome shotgun sequence genome has a window encoding:
- the Su(var)3-9 gene encoding suppressor of variegation 3-9 isoform X2, which yields MPSTRAKRPASSENLRPIVKQRKIEQEFILSQENGDDSSQSPNSDSVDTNVAFKQVTEKQGITKNNSKNNNSCDENQEINVKYIRLNELNYNSNVEGRGIKYNLGNVRLKELKVVLKDIRQDSKTEMNTLLSKNNLWEVEKILGKREQNGVLIYLIKWKNWDSEYNSWEPASNLVNCSDILQEFEIHRSKLLNNFQQKMNFYPSRRDVEIYLNHLKHSGITLKSVWIEADVIYKKIHNFFKCAQIKRTDKMTRSIKHDILLMLFVDLRKAQLQSLTNWANEMNSIANGKPLIKVENIVDLEGAPKDFCYIDEYLPGDGVIIPDDPPIGCECKICNSKTKCCFVQNDGLCPYTSSCKVRVPPGTPIYECNKRCSCDISCINRVVQRGSKMEFCIFRTANGRGWGVKTLKAIKKGTFVTEYVGEVITSEEAERRGKKYDAAGKTYLFDLDYNETEGQCPYTVDAAMYGNISHFINHSCDPNLAVYGIWINCLDPNLPKLALFATRDIAKNEEITFDYTCQSSRNSENSIVQNVSIEKNVNVDITTKFPQEFAVHSETPESDLLSSKTLCKCGARSCRRYLF from the coding sequence ATGCCTTCTACACGAGCAAAAAGACCAGCTTCTTCAGAGAATCTTCGACCAATCGTCAAACAACGGAAAATCGAACAAGAATTCATTCTTTCTCAAGAAAATGGTGATGATTCTAGTCAGTCACCGAACAGTGATTCAGTCGACACTAATGTCGCCTTCAAACAAGTCACTGAGAAACAAGGAATAACCAAAAATAACTCCAAGAACAATAATAGCTGTGATGAAAATCAGGAAATTAATGTCAAATACATAAGACTGAacgaattaaattataatagcaatGTTGAAGGACGtggaattaaatataatttaggGAATGTTCGATTAAAGGAACTGAAAGTTGTATTAAAGGATATAAGACAGGATAGTAAAACTGAAATGAATACTTTATTATCGAAAAATAATCTTTGGGAAGTAGAAAAAATTCTTGGAAAAAGAGAACAAAATGGcgtgttaatttatttaattaaatggaaaaattgGGACTCGGAATATAATAGTTGGGAACCAGCGTCGAATTTAGTAAATTGTTCAGATATACTACAAGAGTTTGAGATACACAGATCAAAGTTGCTTAATAATTTTCAgcaaaaaatgaatttctatcCTAGTCGACGAGACGTAGAGATATATTTAAATCACCTTAAACATAGCGGTATAACATTAAAATCTGTTTGGATAGAAGCAGATGTAATATACAAAAAGAtacataattttttcaaatgcgCACAGATTAAAAGAACTGATAAAATGACAAGGTCTATAAAGCATGACATTCTTCTTATGTTATTTGTTGATTTGAGGAAAGCACAATTGCAATCGTTAACCAATTGGGCAAATGAAATGAATAGCATAGCAAACGGAAAGCCATTAATAAAAGTGGAAAATATAGTAGACCTAGAAGGAGCGCCTAAAGACTTCTGTTACATAGATGAATATTTACCCGGTGATGGTGTAATAATACCTGACGATCCACCTATTGGTTGCGAATGTAAGATTTGTAATTCTAAAACAAAATGTTGCTTTGTTCAGAATGATGGTTTATGTCCCTATACTTCATCGTGTAAAGTCCGAGTCCCTCCAGGCACGCCGATATACGAATGTAACAAACGATGTAGCTGTGACATAAGCTGCATAAATCGAGTAGTACAGCGCGGCTCTAAAATGGAATTCTGCATTTTTAGAACTGCCAATGGACGAGGCTGGGGTGTGAAAACTTTAAAAGCAATTAAAAAGGGTACTTTCGTGACAGAGTACGTTGGCGAAGTGATTACAAGCGAAGAAGCTGAAAGACGTGGAAAGAAATATGATGCTGCTGGAAAAACGTATCTCTTTGATCTTGATTATAATGAGACTGAAGGGCAATGTCCATATACCGTTGATGCTGCCATGTATGGAAACATTTCTCATTTCATCAATCATTCCTGTGATCCAAATCTAGCGGTTTATGGAATATGGATTAACTGTCTTGATCCAAACTTGCCTAAGCTTGCCTTGTTTGCAACTAGGGATATTGCGAAGAATGAAGAGATTACTTTCGATTATACATGCCAATCTTCAAGAAATAGTGAAAATTCTATAGTACAAAATGTGTCAATAGAAAAGAATGTAAATGTAGACATTACCACGAAATTTCCACAAGAGTTTGCAGTACATTCAGAGACACCGGAATCCGATTTGTTAAGTAGTAAAACACTGTGCAAATGTGGTGCTCGAAGTTGCAGGCGATATTTGTTTTAG
- the Su(var)3-9 gene encoding suppressor of variegation 3-9 isoform X1 produces MGGEEGLGVTTGQPNLYKQDLSKLDVSKLTTLSREVISRQATINIGTIGHVAHGKSTIVKAISGVQTVRFKNELERNITIKLDSRAVDDTRGEQEDPIGSTSKMPSTRAKRPASSENLRPIVKQRKIEQEFILSQENGDDSSQSPNSDSVDTNVAFKQVTEKQGITKNNSKNNNSCDENQEINVKYIRLNELNYNSNVEGRGIKYNLGNVRLKELKVVLKDIRQDSKTEMNTLLSKNNLWEVEKILGKREQNGVLIYLIKWKNWDSEYNSWEPASNLVNCSDILQEFEIHRSKLLNNFQQKMNFYPSRRDVEIYLNHLKHSGITLKSVWIEADVIYKKIHNFFKCAQIKRTDKMTRSIKHDILLMLFVDLRKAQLQSLTNWANEMNSIANGKPLIKVENIVDLEGAPKDFCYIDEYLPGDGVIIPDDPPIGCECKICNSKTKCCFVQNDGLCPYTSSCKVRVPPGTPIYECNKRCSCDISCINRVVQRGSKMEFCIFRTANGRGWGVKTLKAIKKGTFVTEYVGEVITSEEAERRGKKYDAAGKTYLFDLDYNETEGQCPYTVDAAMYGNISHFINHSCDPNLAVYGIWINCLDPNLPKLALFATRDIAKNEEITFDYTCQSSRNSENSIVQNVSIEKNVNVDITTKFPQEFAVHSETPESDLLSSKTLCKCGARSCRRYLF; encoded by the exons ATGGGTGGTGAAGAAGGCCTTGGAGTGACTACAGGTCAACCGAATCTTTATAAACAAGATCTTTCAAAACTA gATGTTAGTAAATTGACTACATTATCTCGTGAAGTTATTAGCAGACAAGCAACAATTAATATTG GTACTATTGGTCATGTAGCGCATGGAAAGTCTACAATTGTAAAAGCTATATCAGGAGTACAAACTGTtcgttttaaaaatgaattagagAGAAATATTACAATCAAACTTG ACTCTCGTGCAGTGGACGATACCAGAGGGGAACAAGAAGACCCTATTGGCAGTACAAGCAAAATGCCTTCTACACGAGCAAAAAGACCAGCTTCTTCAGAGAATCTTCGACCAATCGTCAAACAACGGAAAATCGAACAAGAATTCATTCTTTCTCAAGAAAATGGTGATGATTCTAGTCAGTCACCGAACAGTGATTCAGTCGACACTAATGTCGCCTTCAAACAAGTCACTGAGAAACAAGGAATAACCAAAAATAACTCCAAGAACAATAATAGCTGTGATGAAAATCAGGAAATTAATGTCAAATACATAAGACTGAacgaattaaattataatagcaatGTTGAAGGACGtggaattaaatataatttaggGAATGTTCGATTAAAGGAACTGAAAGTTGTATTAAAGGATATAAGACAGGATAGTAAAACTGAAATGAATACTTTATTATCGAAAAATAATCTTTGGGAAGTAGAAAAAATTCTTGGAAAAAGAGAACAAAATGGcgtgttaatttatttaattaaatggaaaaattgGGACTCGGAATATAATAGTTGGGAACCAGCGTCGAATTTAGTAAATTGTTCAGATATACTACAAGAGTTTGAGATACACAGATCAAAGTTGCTTAATAATTTTCAgcaaaaaatgaatttctatcCTAGTCGACGAGACGTAGAGATATATTTAAATCACCTTAAACATAGCGGTATAACATTAAAATCTGTTTGGATAGAAGCAGATGTAATATACAAAAAGAtacataattttttcaaatgcgCACAGATTAAAAGAACTGATAAAATGACAAGGTCTATAAAGCATGACATTCTTCTTATGTTATTTGTTGATTTGAGGAAAGCACAATTGCAATCGTTAACCAATTGGGCAAATGAAATGAATAGCATAGCAAACGGAAAGCCATTAATAAAAGTGGAAAATATAGTAGACCTAGAAGGAGCGCCTAAAGACTTCTGTTACATAGATGAATATTTACCCGGTGATGGTGTAATAATACCTGACGATCCACCTATTGGTTGCGAATGTAAGATTTGTAATTCTAAAACAAAATGTTGCTTTGTTCAGAATGATGGTTTATGTCCCTATACTTCATCGTGTAAAGTCCGAGTCCCTCCAGGCACGCCGATATACGAATGTAACAAACGATGTAGCTGTGACATAAGCTGCATAAATCGAGTAGTACAGCGCGGCTCTAAAATGGAATTCTGCATTTTTAGAACTGCCAATGGACGAGGCTGGGGTGTGAAAACTTTAAAAGCAATTAAAAAGGGTACTTTCGTGACAGAGTACGTTGGCGAAGTGATTACAAGCGAAGAAGCTGAAAGACGTGGAAAGAAATATGATGCTGCTGGAAAAACGTATCTCTTTGATCTTGATTATAATGAGACTGAAGGGCAATGTCCATATACCGTTGATGCTGCCATGTATGGAAACATTTCTCATTTCATCAATCATTCCTGTGATCCAAATCTAGCGGTTTATGGAATATGGATTAACTGTCTTGATCCAAACTTGCCTAAGCTTGCCTTGTTTGCAACTAGGGATATTGCGAAGAATGAAGAGATTACTTTCGATTATACATGCCAATCTTCAAGAAATAGTGAAAATTCTATAGTACAAAATGTGTCAATAGAAAAGAATGTAAATGTAGACATTACCACGAAATTTCCACAAGAGTTTGCAGTACATTCAGAGACACCGGAATCCGATTTGTTAAGTAGTAAAACACTGTGCAAATGTGGTGCTCGAAGTTGCAGGCGATATTTGTTTTAG
- the Su(var)3-9 gene encoding suppressor of variegation 3-9 isoform X3 — MGGEEGLGVTTGQPNLYKQDLSKLDVSKLTTLSREVISRQATINIGTIGHVAHGKSTIVKAISGVQTVRFKNELERNITIKLGYANAKIYKCDNEKCPRPGCYISGGSSKDDSFPCLRPVCSGRFQLVRHVSFVDCPGHDILMATMLNGAAVMDAALLLIAGNESCPQPQTSEHLAAIEIMKLKHIVILQNKIDLVKEAQAKEQYEQILKFVQGTVAEGAPVIPISAQLKYNIEVLCEYITKKIPVPIRDFTSEPRLIVIRSFDVNKPGCEVDDLKGGVAGGSILRGVLKVGMEIEVRPGLVSKDSEGKLTCRPIFSRIVSLFAEQNELQFAVPGGLIGVGTKIEPTLCRADRLVGQILGAVGALPKIFIELEISYYLLKRLLGVRTEGDKKGARVPKLSRNEVLLVNIGSLSTGGRVLATRADLAKISLTNPVCTEIDEKIALSRRVEKHWRLIGWGQICGGQTIEPVIDRK, encoded by the exons ATGGGTGGTGAAGAAGGCCTTGGAGTGACTACAGGTCAACCGAATCTTTATAAACAAGATCTTTCAAAACTA gATGTTAGTAAATTGACTACATTATCTCGTGAAGTTATTAGCAGACAAGCAACAATTAATATTG GTACTATTGGTCATGTAGCGCATGGAAAGTCTACAATTGTAAAAGCTATATCAGGAGTACAAACTGTtcgttttaaaaatgaattagagAGAAATATTACAATCAAACTTG GATATGCAAATGCAAAGATTTACAAATGTGATAATGAAAAATGCCCAAGACCGGGATGTTACATATCTGGAGGATCAAGTAAAGATGATTCGTTTCCTTGTTTACGACCAGTTTGTTCTGGGCGATTTCAACTGGTACGTCATGTGTCTTTTGTCGATTGTCCTGGGCACGATATCCTTATGGCAACTATGCTAAACGGTGCTGCAGTGATGGATGCAGCTTTACTTTTAATTG CTGGTAATGAATCGTGTCCTCAGCCTCAGACATCAGAACATTTGGCTGCTATTGAGATTATGAAACTGAAACACATTGTAATCCTGCAGAACAAAATAGATTTGGTAAAAGAAGCTCAAGCAAAGGAACAATACGAACAAATCTTGAAATTCGTTCAAG GTACCGTTGCTGAAGGAGCACCTGTAATACCAATTTCCGCTCAATTAAAGTATAATATTGAAGTATTATGCGAATATATCACTAAGAAAATTCCAGTACCTATAAGAGATTTTACTTCTGAACCGAGATTAATCGTAATTCGATCATTCGATGTGAATAAACCCGGTTGTGAAGTTGATGATCTCAAAGGAGGCGTTGCTGGAGGAAGTATTTTAAGAGGAGTATTAAAA GTGGGTATGGAAATTGAAGTTCGCCCTGGGTTAGTGTCCAAGGATAGTGAAGGAAAATTGACTTGTCGACCTATATTTTCGCGGATAGTATCATTATTTGCAGAGCAAAATGAACTTCAGTTTGCTGTTCCTGGTGGTCTTATTG GTGTTGGAACAAAGATTGAACCTACATTATGTCGGGCAGATCGTTTAGTCGGTCAAATTTTGGGAGCCGTAGGAGCTCtgccaaaaatatttattgaacttGAGATATCATATTATCTTTTGAAACGATTATTGGGAGTTAGAACAGAAGGTGACAAAAAAGGTGCAAGG gtACCAAAATTATCGAGAAATGAAGTACTATTAGTAAATATTGGATCATTAAGTACTGGAGGTCGTGTATTGGCCACTCGTGCTGATTTAGCTAAAATCAGTTTAACAAATCCTGTCTGTACAGAAATCGACGAAAAGATTGCATTATCGCGCCGTGTTGAGAAACATTGGCGTTTAATTGGTTGGGGTCAAATTTGTGGCGGTCAAACTATAGAACCAGTTATAGACCGAAAATAA